In the Ramlibacter tataouinensis TTB310 genome, one interval contains:
- a CDS encoding serine hydrolase, with protein MLRPVLRRVWSACLLPLVLLSAPWARASDWQAELRQRIERIDRDTPGQLGVYVRRLDTGETFGHGADKPWYLGSAVKVPVAIAVLRQVDAGKLAMDSRVTLKETDKIDGPGELVWTAPEASYTIDSLLTRMLGVSDNTAANMLIRTVGEDALNQVAADLLGPGFKRITTLTQVRRDVYAQLHPDTRKLSNQQLVRIAGADMGPERVEAVRRALDMPASALQAKTMAQAYDRFYENNLNHATLEGYGRMLERLVRGQLLSPRSTERLFGYMKFGRRGDYRLEGGIPRSEPIIHKTGTQYRRACHMAVVNPQAGGAKAIVVATCAADMDDVREAGGIFRQVGEAVSRTMLAGAMR; from the coding sequence ATGCTTCGTCCTGTCCTGCGCCGCGTCTGGAGCGCCTGCCTGCTGCCGCTGGTGCTGCTGAGCGCGCCCTGGGCGCGCGCGAGTGACTGGCAGGCCGAGCTGCGCCAGCGCATCGAGCGCATCGACCGCGATACCCCCGGACAGCTGGGCGTGTACGTCAGGCGCCTGGACACCGGCGAGACCTTCGGCCATGGCGCCGACAAGCCCTGGTACCTGGGCTCGGCGGTGAAGGTGCCGGTCGCCATCGCCGTGCTGCGGCAGGTGGATGCCGGCAAGCTCGCGATGGACAGCCGGGTCACGCTGAAGGAAACCGACAAGATCGACGGCCCGGGCGAGCTGGTCTGGACCGCGCCGGAGGCCAGCTACACCATCGATTCGCTGCTCACCCGCATGCTGGGCGTGAGCGACAACACGGCGGCCAACATGCTGATCCGCACCGTGGGCGAGGATGCGTTGAACCAGGTGGCGGCCGACCTGCTGGGCCCGGGCTTCAAGCGCATCACCACGCTGACCCAGGTGCGGCGCGACGTCTACGCGCAGCTGCATCCCGACACCCGCAAGCTGAGCAATCAGCAGCTGGTGCGGATCGCCGGCGCGGACATGGGCCCGGAGCGCGTGGAGGCAGTGCGCCGCGCGCTGGACATGCCGGCTTCCGCCCTGCAGGCCAAGACCATGGCCCAGGCCTATGACCGCTTCTACGAGAACAACCTCAACCATGCGACGCTGGAAGGCTACGGCCGCATGCTGGAGCGGCTGGTGCGCGGCCAGCTGCTCAGCCCGCGCAGCACCGAGCGCCTGTTCGGCTACATGAAGTTCGGCCGCCGCGGCGACTACCGGCTGGAAGGCGGCATCCCCAGGAGCGAGCCCATCATCCACAAGACCGGCACGCAGTACCGCCGGGCCTGCCACATGGCGGTGGTCAACCCGCAGGCTGGCGGCGCCAAGGCCATCGTCGTGGCCACCTGCGCCGCCGACATGGACGACGTGCGCGAGGCCGGCGGCATCTTCCGCCAGGTCGGCGAGGCCGTGAGCAGGACCATGCTGGCCGGAGCGATGCGTTAG
- a CDS encoding Nramp family divalent metal transporter, which produces MQTDPFLRKDDDGGVPARWKLVGPGLVVAATGVGAADMVATLLAGSRYGYGLLWAVVLGVILKIILVEGAGRYTLATGKTIFEGWRSLGRWTSWYFGPYIMVWGFVYGATAMSSSALPLAALFPGVDLKVWSVLMGLAGFVMVWFGHYALFEKITAMLVGMMFVTVVGLAVIAAPNVPDMLAGLVPRLPAGGVLYTLALAGGVGGTITLAAYGYWLREKGWYTPKWMRVMRIDNAMAYVITGIFVVAMLIVGAEVVRSAGVALSAGDEGLLDLTAVLTERYGRVVGTGFLVGFWAAAFSSILGVWNGVSLMFADFWGHVRGLPAGHPDTRVGGKYFRFYVLWLTFPPMVLFLLERPIALILAYGVLGSLFMPFLAITLLGLLNGRRAPKGWANTPLTNVLLGITAVLFIVLGIQQLLKELGPLIGA; this is translated from the coding sequence ATGCAAACCGATCCTTTCCTGCGCAAGGACGACGACGGCGGCGTGCCGGCCCGCTGGAAGCTGGTCGGCCCGGGCCTGGTGGTGGCGGCGACCGGCGTGGGCGCGGCCGATATGGTGGCCACGCTGCTGGCGGGCTCGCGCTACGGCTACGGGCTGCTATGGGCCGTGGTGCTGGGCGTCATCCTGAAGATCATCCTGGTCGAGGGCGCGGGCCGCTACACGCTGGCCACCGGCAAGACCATCTTCGAGGGCTGGCGCTCGCTGGGCCGCTGGACGAGCTGGTACTTCGGGCCCTACATCATGGTCTGGGGCTTCGTGTACGGCGCCACCGCCATGTCCTCGTCGGCCCTGCCGCTGGCCGCGCTGTTCCCGGGCGTGGACCTGAAGGTCTGGTCGGTGCTGATGGGCCTGGCCGGCTTCGTCATGGTCTGGTTCGGCCATTACGCGCTGTTCGAGAAGATCACGGCGATGCTGGTGGGCATGATGTTCGTGACCGTGGTGGGCCTGGCGGTGATCGCCGCGCCCAACGTCCCGGACATGCTCGCCGGCCTGGTGCCGCGCCTGCCGGCCGGCGGCGTGCTGTACACGCTGGCGCTGGCCGGCGGCGTGGGCGGCACCATCACCCTGGCCGCCTACGGCTACTGGCTGCGCGAGAAAGGCTGGTACACGCCCAAGTGGATGCGGGTCATGCGCATCGACAACGCCATGGCCTACGTGATCACCGGCATCTTCGTCGTCGCCATGCTGATCGTGGGCGCCGAGGTGGTGCGCAGCGCGGGCGTGGCGCTCAGCGCCGGCGACGAGGGCCTGCTCGACCTGACCGCCGTGCTGACCGAGCGCTATGGCCGGGTGGTGGGCACCGGCTTCCTGGTCGGCTTCTGGGCGGCGGCCTTCTCCTCCATCCTGGGGGTGTGGAACGGCGTGTCGCTGATGTTCGCGGACTTCTGGGGCCATGTGCGCGGCCTGCCCGCGGGGCACCCGGACACGCGCGTGGGCGGCAAGTACTTCAGGTTCTACGTGCTGTGGCTGACCTTCCCGCCCATGGTGCTGTTCCTGCTGGAGCGGCCGATCGCACTGATCCTGGCGTATGGCGTGCTCGGCTCGCTGTTCATGCCCTTCCTGGCGATTACGCTGCTGGGCCTGCTCAATGGCCGGCGCGCGCCCAAGGGCTGGGCCAACACGCCGCTGACCAACGTGCTGCTCGGCATCACCGCGGTGCTGTTCATCGTATTGGGCATCCAGCAGTTGCTGAAGGAACTGGGCCCGCTGATCGGAGCCTGA
- a CDS encoding glycine zipper 2TM domain-containing protein: protein MRPRRFLPLLLSALAVLVSAPTLADDDDDDDRRGRGHKHGHHKHKEHKEHKEEFWEGNCKIERKWEKNGDFKEERKCKGARPVAVHAAPAVVYPPWIVVQQGAPVYAPQRAPDVPASGVSRCQSQTVGHVLGGIVGGVLGNQIGSGDGRVLATVGGAVAGVLVGGEIGRRMDANNQACVGQVLEFAPPGRRVQWATDAGPYAVVPGQVTQNQGRFCRPYTFEQQTALGWKRASGTACRRDDGVWLKHS, encoded by the coding sequence ATGCGCCCACGCCGATTCCTCCCGCTGCTGCTGTCCGCCCTGGCGGTGCTCGTCTCCGCCCCGACCCTGGCCGACGACGATGACGATGACGACCGCCGCGGTCGGGGCCACAAGCACGGGCACCACAAGCACAAGGAACACAAGGAACACAAGGAAGAGTTCTGGGAGGGCAACTGCAAGATCGAACGCAAGTGGGAGAAGAACGGCGACTTCAAGGAGGAGCGCAAGTGCAAGGGCGCGCGTCCGGTCGCCGTGCATGCGGCGCCCGCCGTGGTCTACCCGCCCTGGATCGTGGTGCAGCAGGGCGCGCCGGTGTATGCGCCGCAGCGGGCGCCCGACGTGCCGGCCTCCGGGGTGTCCCGCTGCCAGAGTCAGACCGTGGGCCATGTGCTGGGCGGCATCGTCGGCGGCGTGCTGGGCAACCAGATCGGCAGCGGCGACGGCCGCGTGCTGGCCACCGTGGGTGGCGCCGTGGCGGGCGTGCTGGTGGGCGGCGAGATCGGCCGGCGCATGGACGCCAACAACCAGGCCTGCGTTGGCCAGGTGCTGGAGTTCGCGCCGCCCGGCCGGCGCGTGCAGTGGGCCACCGACGCCGGCCCCTACGCGGTGGTGCCCGGCCAGGTCACGCAGAACCAGGGGCGCTTCTGCCGTCCGTACACCTTCGAGCAGCAGACGGCGCTGGGCTGGAAGCGCGCCAGCGGCACGGCCTGCCGCCGCGACGACGGCGTATGGCTCAAGCATTCCTGA
- a CDS encoding EVE domain-containing protein: MAEARAQYWLMKSEPDEVSVDDALAALQSTVPWTGVRNYQARNFMRDAMRIGDGVLFYHSSCAEPGIVGLARVASAPYPDPTQFDPASPYFDPASKQESPRWMLVDVQVTRKTRNLTLPEMRSIPQLAGMLVLKKGNRLSITPVEPGHWRLIVELLGA, encoded by the coding sequence ATGGCCGAGGCGCGTGCCCAGTACTGGCTGATGAAGTCCGAGCCCGATGAGGTCTCGGTGGACGACGCGCTCGCGGCCCTGCAATCGACGGTGCCCTGGACCGGCGTGCGCAACTACCAGGCCCGCAACTTCATGCGCGACGCCATGCGCATCGGCGACGGCGTCCTGTTCTACCACTCCAGCTGCGCCGAGCCGGGCATCGTGGGCCTCGCGCGGGTGGCCTCCGCGCCCTACCCCGACCCCACGCAGTTCGACCCGGCCTCGCCCTACTTCGATCCGGCTTCCAAGCAGGAATCGCCGCGCTGGATGCTGGTGGACGTGCAGGTGACCAGGAAGACGCGCAACCTCACCCTGCCCGAGATGCGGTCCATCCCGCAGCTGGCCGGCATGCTGGTGCTCAAGAAGGGCAACCGGCTGTCGATCACGCCGGTGGAACCCGGGCACTGGCGGCTGATCGTGGAGCTGCTGGGCGCCTGA
- the clpA gene encoding ATP-dependent Clp protease ATP-binding subunit ClpA codes for MIAQELEVSLHMAFVEARQQRHEFITVEHLLLALLDNPSAAEVLRACSANIDDLRKSLSNFIKDNTPQVAGTDDVDTQPTLGFQRVIQRAIMHVQSTGNGKKEVTGANVLVAIFGEKDSHAVYYLHQQGVTRLDVVNFIAHGIKKSDPPEPAKSGESSSGEGEEGGEKNEKASPLEQFTVNLNQQAKDGKIDPLIGREYEVERVIQILCRRRKNNPLLVGEAGVGKTAIAEGLAWRIVQKDVPEILAESNVYSLDMGALLAGTKYRGDFEQRLKGVLKSLKDKPNAVLFIDEIHTLIGAGAASGGTLDASNLLKPALSSGQLKCIGATTFTEYRGIFEKDAALSRRFQKVDVVEPSVEQTVEILKGLKSRFEEHHSVKYAANALQAAAELSAKYINDRHLPDKAIDVIDEAGAAQRILPVSKRKKTISKAEVEEIVAKIARIPPANVSNDDRGKLQNIERDLKSVVFGQDKALEVLAASVKMARSGLGKGDKPIGAFLFSGPTGVGKTEAAKQLAYIMGIDLIRFDMSEYMERHAVSRLIGAPPGYVGFDQGGLLTEAITKKPHSVLLLDEIEKAHPDIFNVLLQVMDHGTLTDNNGRKADFRNVIIVMTTNAGAETMNKATIGFTNPREAGDEMADIKRLFTPEFRNRLDAIVSFKALDEQVILRVVDKFLLVLEQQLAEKKVEVTFTDKLRKHLAKKGFDPLMGARPMQRLIQDTIRRALADELLFGRLTDGGRLTVDLDEKDEVLLDIQPLPKKEGKPRPEPEEISTDGQ; via the coding sequence ATCACCGTGGAACACCTGCTGCTCGCCCTGCTGGACAACCCCAGCGCGGCGGAAGTGCTCCGGGCATGCTCGGCCAACATCGACGACCTGCGCAAGTCGCTGTCCAACTTCATCAAGGACAACACCCCCCAGGTCGCCGGCACCGATGACGTGGACACCCAGCCCACCCTGGGCTTCCAGCGCGTGATCCAGCGCGCCATCATGCATGTGCAGAGCACCGGCAACGGCAAGAAGGAAGTCACCGGCGCCAACGTGCTGGTAGCCATCTTCGGCGAAAAGGACTCGCATGCCGTGTACTACCTGCACCAGCAGGGCGTCACGCGGCTGGACGTGGTCAACTTCATTGCCCACGGCATCAAGAAGAGCGACCCGCCCGAGCCCGCCAAGAGCGGCGAATCCTCGTCCGGCGAGGGCGAGGAGGGCGGCGAGAAGAACGAGAAGGCTTCCCCGCTCGAGCAGTTCACCGTCAACCTGAACCAGCAGGCCAAGGACGGCAAGATCGATCCGCTGATCGGCCGCGAGTACGAGGTCGAGCGCGTGATCCAGATCCTGTGCCGCCGCCGCAAGAACAACCCCCTGCTGGTGGGTGAGGCCGGGGTGGGCAAGACCGCCATCGCCGAGGGCCTGGCCTGGCGCATCGTCCAGAAGGACGTGCCCGAGATCCTGGCCGAGTCCAACGTGTACTCGCTGGACATGGGCGCGCTGCTGGCGGGCACCAAGTACCGCGGCGACTTCGAGCAGCGCCTCAAGGGCGTGCTCAAGTCGCTCAAGGACAAGCCCAACGCGGTGCTGTTCATCGACGAGATCCACACCCTGATCGGGGCCGGCGCGGCCTCGGGCGGCACGCTGGACGCGTCCAACCTGCTCAAGCCGGCGCTGTCCAGCGGCCAGCTCAAGTGCATCGGCGCGACCACGTTCACCGAGTACCGCGGCATCTTCGAGAAAGACGCGGCGCTGTCGCGGCGCTTCCAGAAGGTGGACGTGGTCGAGCCCAGCGTCGAGCAGACGGTGGAGATCCTCAAGGGCCTGAAGTCGCGCTTCGAGGAGCACCACAGCGTCAAGTACGCGGCCAACGCCCTGCAGGCGGCGGCCGAGCTCAGTGCCAAGTACATCAACGACCGGCACCTGCCGGACAAGGCCATCGACGTGATCGACGAGGCCGGCGCGGCCCAGCGCATCCTGCCGGTGAGCAAGCGCAAGAAGACCATCTCCAAGGCCGAGGTCGAGGAGATCGTGGCCAAGATCGCCCGCATCCCGCCGGCCAACGTGTCCAACGACGACCGCGGCAAGCTGCAGAACATCGAGCGCGACCTCAAGAGCGTGGTGTTCGGCCAGGACAAGGCGCTCGAGGTGCTGGCGGCGTCCGTGAAGATGGCCCGCTCGGGCCTGGGCAAGGGCGACAAGCCGATCGGCGCGTTCCTGTTCAGCGGCCCCACCGGCGTCGGCAAGACCGAGGCCGCCAAGCAGCTGGCCTACATCATGGGCATCGACCTGATCCGCTTCGACATGTCGGAGTACATGGAGCGTCATGCCGTGAGCCGCCTGATCGGCGCGCCTCCCGGCTACGTGGGCTTCGACCAGGGCGGCCTGCTGACCGAGGCCATCACCAAGAAGCCGCACTCGGTGCTGCTGCTCGACGAGATCGAGAAGGCGCACCCTGACATCTTCAACGTGCTGCTGCAGGTGATGGACCACGGCACGCTGACAGACAACAACGGGCGCAAGGCCGACTTCCGCAACGTCATCATCGTCATGACGACCAACGCGGGGGCCGAGACCATGAACAAGGCGACCATCGGCTTCACCAACCCGCGCGAGGCGGGCGACGAGATGGCCGACATCAAGCGCCTGTTCACGCCCGAGTTCCGCAACCGCCTGGATGCCATCGTGAGCTTCAAGGCGCTGGACGAGCAGGTCATCCTGCGCGTGGTCGACAAGTTCCTGCTGGTGCTGGAGCAGCAGCTGGCCGAGAAGAAGGTGGAAGTCACCTTCACCGACAAGCTGCGCAAGCACCTGGCCAAGAAGGGCTTCGATCCGCTGATGGGTGCCCGCCCGATGCAGCGCCTGATCCAGGACACCATCCGCCGGGCGCTGGCCGACGAGCTGCTGTTCGGCCGCCTGACCGACGGGGGCCGCCTGACGGTGGACCTGGACGAGAAGGACGAGGTGTTGCTGGACATCCAGCCGCTGCCCAAGAAAGAGGGCAAGCCGCGGCCGGAGCCGGAGGAAATCTCCACCGACGGCCAGTAA